In the Clostridium beijerinckii genome, one interval contains:
- a CDS encoding GntR family transcriptional regulator produces the protein MAKYEEIAEDIRNRILNGEYNPNEQLPLEKEMCEYYGVSRITIKKAVDELVIQGLVIKRRGSGTFVKALDEEGVQELSLAKQFEGFSEAHKDRKVTSKIIKFEVIHPTEEIATKLKITTDDFVYYVIRTRYADDSPYVIEYTYMPIGLIPGIKNDILTSSVYGYIEKNLKLKIKSAHRIIRAILPNELEQEYLEIENNFPILEVEQVGFLDNGQPFEFSTAHHRSDRIEFRTVSIK, from the coding sequence ATGGCAAAATATGAGGAAATTGCTGAAGACATAAGAAATAGAATATTGAATGGTGAATATAATCCTAATGAACAGTTGCCTTTAGAAAAAGAAATGTGTGAATATTATGGGGTTAGTAGAATAACAATAAAAAAAGCTGTTGATGAACTAGTAATTCAAGGGTTAGTAATAAAGCGAAGAGGTTCTGGAACATTTGTAAAAGCTCTTGATGAAGAGGGGGTTCAGGAATTAAGTCTAGCAAAACAATTTGAAGGATTTTCAGAAGCTCATAAGGATAGAAAAGTAACATCTAAAATTATAAAATTCGAAGTAATTCACCCAACGGAAGAAATTGCAACTAAGCTAAAGATTACTACCGATGATTTTGTCTATTATGTAATAAGAACTAGATATGCGGATGATAGTCCATATGTAATTGAGTATACATATATGCCAATAGGCCTTATACCTGGCATAAAAAACGATATTTTAACGAGTTCAGTTTATGGTTACATTGAAAAAAATCTTAAACTTAAAATAAAAAGTGCTCATAGGATTATTCGAGCTATTTTACCAAATGAGTTGGAACAGGAATATCTAGAAATAGAAAATAACTTTCCAATATTGGAAGTAGAGCAGGTAGGTTTTTTAGACAATGGCCAGCCTTTTGAATTTTCAACAGCACACCATAGAAGTGATAGGATTGAATTTAGGACTGTAAGTATTAAATAA
- the nagB gene encoding glucosamine-6-phosphate deaminase: protein MKLLVVKDYEEMSEVAAKIFKEVISEKTNAVLGLATGSTPEGLYKKIIEMNRNKEIDFSNIKTVNLDEYVGLGGEDPQSYRYFMNEKLFNHVNINKANTFVPNGLAKNLDEEAKNYDKKVDELGGIDIQILGIGANGHIAFNEPDDFLIAETHVTGLTKTTIEANSRFFKSIEEVPTKALSMGLGQIMKARKIVLLVRGQDKAEAIKGLFKGNITTHNPATMLHMHKDVTVIIDEEMANAIK, encoded by the coding sequence ATGAAGTTACTAGTAGTTAAAGATTATGAAGAAATGAGTGAAGTTGCAGCTAAAATATTTAAAGAGGTAATTTCTGAGAAAACAAATGCTGTCCTAGGACTAGCTACAGGAAGTACTCCTGAAGGTTTATATAAAAAGATTATAGAAATGAACAGAAATAAAGAAATAGATTTTTCTAATATAAAAACAGTAAACTTAGATGAATATGTTGGACTTGGAGGAGAAGATCCTCAAAGCTACAGATATTTTATGAATGAAAAGTTATTTAATCATGTTAATATAAATAAAGCAAATACATTTGTTCCAAATGGCTTAGCAAAAAATCTTGATGAGGAAGCTAAGAATTATGATAAAAAAGTGGATGAATTAGGTGGTATTGATATACAAATCCTTGGAATAGGTGCTAATGGCCATATTGCATTTAATGAACCAGATGATTTTTTAATAGCAGAAACTCATGTAACAGGTTTAACTAAAACTACAATAGAGGCAAATTCTAGATTTTTCAAATCTATAGAGGAAGTACCTACTAAGGCCTTATCTATGGGACTTGGTCAAATAATGAAAGCTAGAAAAATAGTATTGTTGGTAAGAGGTCAAGATAAAGCAGAAGCAATAAAAGGATTATTTAAAGGAAATATTACAACTCATAATCCTGCAACTATGTTACACATGCATAAAGATGTAACAGTAATAATAGATGAAGAAATGGCAAATGCAATTAAGTAA
- a CDS encoding GntR family transcriptional regulator, producing the protein MSTINKNSNIPLYVQLMNILIEKIESSMEENEKLDSEREICKKYAVSRTTVREALDELEKNNYIYKVQGKGNFISPRVVEQDLIKVSSFTEEMKKRGKNPTSKLLNFEIMEANSKVSKKLNIEKNELVYKISRIRIADNIPMIYEMTYLPYERFKQLTKDMIEKNPLYEILKNTFNINITSAEEVIESVLINKLESVYLEIPQGQAGLKFERIAYEQNEIVEYTITIARGDKYRYRVCLKN; encoded by the coding sequence ATGAGTACGATAAATAAAAATTCTAATATTCCTTTGTATGTTCAACTAATGAATATTCTCATTGAAAAAATAGAAAGCAGCATGGAAGAAAATGAAAAATTGGACTCCGAAAGAGAAATATGCAAAAAATATGCTGTTAGCAGAACTACAGTAAGAGAAGCATTAGATGAGTTGGAAAAAAATAATTATATTTATAAAGTTCAAGGAAAAGGAAATTTCATTTCGCCAAGAGTTGTAGAACAAGATTTAATAAAGGTATCATCTTTCACTGAGGAAATGAAAAAACGTGGAAAAAACCCGACTTCTAAATTATTAAATTTTGAGATAATGGAAGCCAACAGCAAAGTGTCTAAAAAATTAAATATAGAAAAGAACGAGCTTGTGTATAAAATCTCGAGAATAAGGATTGCGGATAACATTCCTATGATATATGAAATGACTTATTTGCCGTATGAAAGATTTAAGCAGCTTACTAAGGATATGATAGAAAAAAATCCATTATATGAGATATTAAAAAATACTTTTAATATTAATATTACATCTGCTGAAGAAGTAATAGAAAGTGTTTTAATAAACAAATTAGAAAGTGTTTATTTAGAAATACCTCAAGGGCAGGCAGGATTAAAGTTTGAAAGAATAGCATATGAGCAAAATGAGATTGTTGAATATACCATAACAATAGCGAGAGGAGATAAATATAGATACAGGGTTTGTTTAAAAAATTAA
- the nagA gene encoding N-acetylglucosamine-6-phosphate deacetylase — protein sequence MLIRNCNIIYLDKIEQGSILVEDGKIKEINPSNIDTDSILDANGLYVSPGFIDVHIHGAGGSDTMDGTSESINTISKTIIKHGTTSFTPTTMTVAVDDIRKSLDAIKKVKEKGSEGAHILGVHLEGPFVSPKAIGAQNPNYILMPSVSAYNDIVKDYEDIIISITLAPEVEGAKELIKYLSSIGIVCSLGHSSATYEEAMEAIKCGACHATHLFNAMTPLTHRNPGVVGAVFDSDITTETISDGIHISYPALRIAYKQKGTDNVLLISDAMMACCMPNGNYSLGGQDVIVNDGEARLKNGALAGSVLTLDKAVKNVYKNSNLPLYEVIKMASYNGAKHCKVEDHKGQIKEGYDADLILFDDDINIKKVLVLGKEVYSE from the coding sequence ATGTTAATAAGAAATTGTAATATAATTTACCTAGACAAGATAGAACAAGGCTCAATTCTAGTTGAAGATGGGAAAATTAAAGAGATAAATCCGTCCAATATAGATACAGACAGCATTTTAGATGCAAATGGTCTATATGTTTCACCTGGTTTTATTGATGTTCATATACACGGCGCAGGAGGCTCAGATACAATGGACGGTACCAGTGAATCAATCAATACCATTTCTAAAACTATAATTAAACACGGAACAACTTCTTTTACTCCTACAACTATGACTGTTGCTGTGGACGATATAAGAAAATCTTTAGACGCAATTAAGAAGGTAAAAGAAAAAGGTTCAGAAGGTGCTCACATTCTTGGAGTGCATTTAGAAGGTCCGTTTGTAAGTCCGAAAGCAATTGGTGCTCAAAATCCCAACTATATTTTGATGCCATCTGTTTCAGCTTACAATGATATAGTTAAGGATTATGAGGATATTATTATATCTATAACATTAGCTCCAGAAGTTGAAGGTGCTAAAGAACTTATTAAGTATTTATCCTCAATTGGAATAGTCTGCTCATTAGGGCATAGCAGTGCTACTTATGAAGAGGCTATGGAAGCTATTAAATGTGGTGCTTGCCATGCAACTCATCTTTTTAATGCTATGACTCCTTTAACTCACAGAAATCCAGGAGTAGTAGGAGCTGTATTTGACAGTGATATAACAACTGAAACTATTTCAGATGGAATTCATATTTCATATCCAGCTTTAAGAATTGCTTACAAACAAAAAGGTACTGATAATGTTTTATTAATATCTGATGCTATGATGGCTTGCTGCATGCCTAATGGTAACTACTCCTTAGGAGGGCAAGATGTTATTGTTAATGATGGTGAAGCACGTTTAAAAAATGGTGCTTTAGCTGGTTCTGTTCTTACCCTTGATAAAGCAGTAAAAAATGTATACAAAAACTCTAATTTACCACTTTATGAAGTAATAAAAATGGCATCTTATAATGGCGCTAAACATTGTAAAGTTGAGGATCATAAAGGGCAGATCAAGGAAGGCTATGATGCAGACTTGATATTGTTTGATGATGATATAAATATAAAAAAGGTATTAGTTTTAGGTAAGGAAGTATACTCAGAATAA